A window from Conger conger unplaced genomic scaffold, fConCon1.1 SCAFFOLD_96, whole genome shotgun sequence encodes these proteins:
- the LOC133120012 gene encoding E3 ubiquitin-protein ligase SH3RF1-like produces the protein MDEAALLDLLECPVCLERLDASAKVLPCQHTFCRRCLQGIVSSRAELRCPECRSLVEVGVDELPSNILLVRLLDGIKQRPRRPAAANGTTAVNSRAPRELGAPGVPLQRAQVKNTLVR, from the coding sequence ATGGACGAGGCGGCGCTGCTGGACCTGCTGGAGTGCCCCGTGTGTCTGGAGCGGCTGGACGCCTCGGCCAAGGTGTTGCCGTGCCAGCACACGTTCTGCCGGCGCTGCCTGCAGGGCATCGTGAGCTCGCGCGCGGAGTTGCGCTGCCCGGAGTGCCGCAGTCTGGTGGAGGTGGGCGTGGACGAGTTGCCCAGCAACATCCTGCTGGTGCGGCTGCTGGACGGCATCAAGCAGAGGCCGCGGCGCCCCGCGGCGGCTAACGGCACGACGGCCGTCAACAGCAGAGCGCCACGCGAGCTGGGGGCCCCTGGTGTGCCCCTACAGCGGGCACAGGTGAAGAACACGCTGGTCCGG